A genomic window from Megalobrama amblycephala isolate DHTTF-2021 linkage group LG2, ASM1881202v1, whole genome shotgun sequence includes:
- the synj1 gene encoding synaptojanin-1 isoform X3 has protein sequence MAFSKGYRIYHKLDPPPYSVIVETRNREECLMFESGAVAVLSAAEKETIKTAYTKMLDAYGILGVLRLNLGDSMLHSLVVVTGCSSVGKVQDSEVFRVTGTDFVSLKNDPSDEDRIADVRKILNSGNFYFAWSSTGVSLDLSLNAHRRIREDISDNRFFWNQSLHLHLKHYGVNCDDWLLRLMCGGVEIRTIYAGHKQAKACVISRLSSERAGTRFNVRGTNDDGQVANFVETEQVIFLDDKVSSFIQIRGSIPLFWEQPGIQVGSHRVKLSRGFEANAPAFERHFSALRRLYGKQVIINLLGMKEGEHMLSKAFQSHLKASEHANAVRMLNFDYHQMVKGGKTDKLNTVLKPQISKFLEECGFFYYSGEAGIQRCQTGTIRSNCLDCLDRTNSVQAFIALEMLPKQLEDMGLTEKPQLVARFQEVFRAMWSTNGDSVSKIYAGTGALDGKAKGGKLKDGARSVTRTIQNNFFDSSKQEAIDILRLGSTLNSDLADKARALLTTSSLYASPRVLLGMCQNHYKYTRPKKIRVCVGTWNVNGGKQFRSIAFRNHTLNDWLLDAPKKARHPEFQDGKSNPVDIFAIGFEEMVELNAGNIVSASTTNQKLWAAELQKNLSRDQRYVLLASEQLVGVCLFVFIRPQHAPFIRDVAVDTVKTGMGGATGNKGGVAIRMLFHTTSICFVCSHFAAGQSQVKERNDDYNEIARKLSFPMGRLLYSHDYVFWCGDFNYRINIPNEEVKELIKQQSWDALIAGDQLVEQKNAGQVFRGFIEGKLDFAPTYKYDLFSEDYDTSEKCRTPAWTDRVLWKRRKWNFDKTAEELELNVVGAPVNEEDQYPWSPGELKYYGRAELKTSDHRPVVAIIDVDILEVDPEARHQVYKDVIALQGPPDGTILVSLCTSGPDDFFDDALIDDLLDKFANFGEVILIRFVEEKMWVTFLEGYSALAALSLSASTVNGKTIDIRLRSPGWIKSLEEEMSVERICGSIPTSTSSTLLAENSDMGEEYDMEGDVDEEVEDILPQHLQPGAGMDLGSSPTPSPRSSPCPSPTHGEPAPPIRPSRAPPRTAGPPQGGLSPASIRRELAGSPVDGQPAGAPSSQGLEPKRPPPPRPNAPPARPAPPQRPPPPSGGPTPVRKDSAGQKSPALARADAAGRGQATGTAPGGAPRPIPPRAGVISVPPQARPPPPAHPGAPRPIEVHPGAPRPSLDNHPGAPRPTPEPQSKPSELPLGPPPTLPGPMRPQMISPMQPQSMSPVQPPVQAQLPPPMQPTFPAPLMPQPASQVSAGVAAAPQSGLASPKPPPRSRSSHTLPPESAPPPTTQAKDMNGVQREAQWKLDPFDMLNNQSLFQNASFSASLPRSSSSSTPSSSSSSTLPSSLSLFSSPDTSNAPCLLPPPITSRSKSQETLRASPNPFLADAQPRPNSTNPFTGNLLSSPPRSLTPDFFTHQQAQAAKPGLNRAMSTVVHSSTLPPSFSRQQSLVPATAAAPTKQTQKWVTFDDDSDFLSRNAPSAVRTGSPLIPAASSLPFPQPQGSFPSSGFDFLSAKAPSAVGTGAPLIPAASSLSFPQPQSSFPSSSFDMDSNWTSLPTSAFPTIPPPISTRTNTSIKNAHIPSRNEFTER, from the exons CTGAAGAATGACCCCTCAGATGAGGACCGGATTGCTGATGTCAGGAAAATCTTAAACTCTGGGAACTTCTATTTTGCCTGGTCCTCCACTGGAGTGAGTCTGGACCTCAGCTTGAATGCACACCGCAGGATCAGAGAAGACATATCGGACAATCGTTTTTTCTG GAATCAGTCCCTCCATCTCCATCTCAAGCATTATGGGGTGAACTGTGATGACTGGCTGCTGAGGTTAATGTGTGGCGGTGTGGAGATTCGCACCATCTACGCTGGGCACAAACAGGCCAAAGcttgcgtgatctctcgtctcagCTCGGAGAGAGCAGGCACACGCTTCAATGTCAGAGGCACAAATGACGACGGCCAGGTGGCCAACTTTGTGGAGACAGAGCAG GTTATTTTCCTTGACGACAAAGTATCCTCCTTCATTCAAATCCGAGGGTCAATACCACTGTTCTGGGAGCAGCCAGGAATTCAG GTCGGATCCCACCGTGTGAAGCTGTCCCGTGGTTTTGAAGCAAACGCACCAGCTTTTGAGAG ACACTTTAGTGCTCTGAGGAGGCTGTATGGCAAACAGGTGATCATCAACCTGCTGGGTATGAAGGAGGGTGAACACATGCTCAGTAAAGCATTTCAG AGTCACCTAAAAGCTTCGGAGCATGCAAACGCTGTGAGAATGTTGAACTTTGACTATCATCAGATGGTTAAAGGTGGGAAGACTGACAAGCTCAATACTGTCCTGAAACCTCAGATCAGCAAGTTTCTGGAGGAATGTGGTTTCTTCTATTACTCAGGGGAGGCCGGCATTCAGAG ATGTCAAACTGGGACCATTCGTTCCAATTGTCTGGACTGCTTGGACCGAACAAACAGTGTCCAGGCTTTCATTGCACTTGAG ATGCTTCCAAAACAGTTGGAAGACATGGGTCTGACGGAGAAGCCTCAGCTGGTGGCACGCTTTCAGGAGGTCTTCCGCGCTATGTGGTCCACCAATGGAGACTCCGTCAGCAAAATCTACGCAGGCACTGGCGCTCTGGATGGCAAGGCTAAG GGTGGAAAGCTAAAAGACGGCGCTCGCTCTGTTACCAGAACCATTCAGAACAACTTCTTTGACAGCTCTAAACAGGAAGCCATTGACATCCTGAGACTGGGCAGCACCCTGAACAGTGACCTGGCGGATAAAGCACGAGCTCTTCTCACAACCAGCAGCCTGTATG CATCTCCCAGAGTGCTTCTTGGCATGTGTCAGAACCACTACAAGTACACACGACCCAAGAAGATCAGAGTGTGTGTGGGTACATGGAACGTGAACGGAGGCAAGCAATTCCGCAGCATTGCGTTTCGTAACCACACGCTTAATGACTGGCTCCTGGATGCCCCTAAGAAGGCCCGTCATCCTGAATTCCAGG ATGGGAAATCCAACCCTGTGGACATCTTTGCTATTGGCTTTGAGGAAATGGTGGAGCTTAATGCTGGGAATATTGTCAGTGCAAG CACCACTAATCAGAAACTGTGGGCTGCAGAACTGCAGAAGAACCTCTCACGAGATCAAAGATACGTGCTGCTGGCCTCAGAGCAGCTGGTTGGTGTGTGTTTGTTCGTCTTCATACGCCCTCAGCATGCACCGTTCATCAG GGATGTTGCTGTTGATACAGTGAAGACTGGAATGGGCGGGGCCACTGGTAATAAAGGAGGTGTGGCTATTCGCATGCTCTTCCACACAACTAGCATCTGCTTCGTGTGCTCACACTTTGCCGCTGGCCAATCACAGGTCAAGGAAAGGAACGACGACTACAATGAAATTGCACGCAAACTGTCCTTCCCTATG ggTCGTCTCCTTTACTCTCATGATTACGTATTCTGGTGTGGAGATTTCAACTACCGAATAAATATTCCTAATGAAGAGGTGAAGGAGCTGATCAAACAGCAGAGCTGGGATGCCCTGATCGCTGGAGATCAACTGGTGGAGCAGAAGAATGCTGGACAG GTTTTCAGAGGCTTCATTGAAGGGAAGCTGGATTTTGCCCCCACTTACAAATATGACCTGTTTTCGGAGGATTATGACACCAGTGAGAAGTGCCGCACACCGGCCTGGACTGACCGTGTGCTGTGGAAGAGAAGAAAGTGGAACTTTGATAAAACTG caGAAGAATTGGAGTTGAATGTAGTAGGAGCCCCAGTGAATGAGGAAGATCAGTACCCATGGAGCCCTGGAGAGCTCAAGTACTATGGTAGAGCAGAGCTCAAAACCTCTGATCACAG GCCTGTGGTGGCCATCATAGACGTGGACATACTTGAGGTGGATCCAGAGGCCAGACATCAGGTGTATAAGGACGTGATCGCCCTGCAGGGTCCACCTGATGGAACCATCCTCGTCTCTCTCTGCACTTCTGGTCCTGATGACTTCTTTGATGATGCTTTGATCGATGACCTGTTGGACAAGTTTGCTAATTTTGGCGAGGTTATTCTTATCAG GTTTGTTGAAGAGAAAATGTGGGTGACATTTTTGGAGGGATACTCAGCACTGGCAGCTCTCTCTTTGAGTGCCTCTACT GTGAATGGAAAGACCATAGACATCCGTCTGAGGAGTCCTGGTTGGATAAAGAGTCTAGAGGAAGAAATGAGTGTGGAGAGAATCTGCGGTAGCATCCCAACGTCCACCAGCTCTACCCTGTTGGCAGAAAACTCTGACATGGGGGAAGAGTATGATATGGAAG GTGATGTGGACGAAGAGGTTGAGGATATCTTACCCCAGCACCTGCAGCCTGGAGCAGGCATGGATCTAGGCTCGTCCCCCACCCCATCCCCACGCAGCAGCCCCTGCCCCTCTCCTACCCACGGAGAGCCTGCGCCCCCCATCCGGCCCAGCAGAGCCCCCCCACGCACAGCTGGACCACCACAGG GAGGATTAAGCCCAGCATCCATTAGAAGGGAACTGGCAG GTTCTCCGGTAGATGGTCAGCCAGCTGGAGCTCCTTCATCGCAGGGGCTAGAGCCAAAACGCCCCCCTCCTCCACGTCCCAATGCCCCACCAGCCCGACCTGCACCTCCACAGCGCCCACCACCACCCTCAG GAGGTCCTACACCTGTTAGGAAAGATTCAGCAG GACAAAAAAGCCCAGCGTTAGCACGTGCAGATGCAGCTG GTCGAGGTCAAGCAACTGGAACAGCCCCTGGAGGCGCCCCAAGGCCG ATCCCACCTCGAGCAGGAGTTATCAGTGTCCCTCCTCAGGCAAGACCACCTCCTCCTGCTCATCCCGGGGCCCCCAGACCCATAGAAGTGCATCCTGGGGCCCCCCGACCTTCACTTGATAATCACCCCGGAGCACCAAGACCCACTCCTGAACCCCAAAGCAAGCCATCCGAGCTGCCTCTGG GTCCACCCCCCACACTGCCAGGTCCCATGAGACCTCAGATGATATCACCCATGCAACCTCAGTCTATGTCACCAGTGCAGCCTCCTGTCCAAGCTCAGCTCCCTCCACCAATGCAGCCCACCTTTCCTGCCCCTCTGATGCCTCAGCCGGCCTCCCAAGTGTCTGCTGGAGTCGCTGCCGCCCCTCAGTCCGGACTGGCATCTCCCAAGCCTCCACCCCGGAGCCGGTCCTCTCACACACTGCCACCTGAGTCTGCTCCTCCCCCTACAACCCAG GCCAAGGATATGAATGGAGTCCAAAGAGAAGCACAATGGAAACTAGACCCCTTCGACATGCTTAACAACCAGTCCCTCTTCCAGAACGCATCGTTCTCCGCTTCTCTCCCTCGCTCTTCATCCTCATCCACcccctcctcttcttcttcctctaCGTTACCCAGCTCCCTCTCCCTGTTCTCGTCTCCGGACACCAGCAACGCTCCATGTCTCCTGCCTCCACCCATTACCTCACGCAGCAAATCCCAGGAGACCCTCCGTGCATCCCCCAATCCGTTCCTCGCAGATGCTCAACCCAGACCCAACAGCACCAACCCTTTCACCGGCAACCTGCTGTCCTCCCCTCCCCGATCACTCACACCCGATTTCTTCACCCATCAGCAGGCCCAAGCGGCCAAGCCTGGCCTGAACAGGGCCATGTCGACTGTGGTTCACAGTTCCACTCTTCCACCATCTTTCTCCAGACAACAATCCTTAGTTCCTGCTACAGCAGCAGCCCCAACCAAACAGACCCAAAAGTGGGTCACCTTTGATGACGATTCAGACTTCCTTTCAAGAAATGCTCCATCCGCAGTTAGGACCGGCTCACCACTTATACCCGCAGCCTCATCCCTTCCCTTCCCACAACCCCAGGGCAGCTTCCCCAGCTCGGGCTTTGACTTCCTTTCAGCAAAGGCTCCATCTGCAGTTGGGACCGGCGCGCCACTTATACCCGCAGCCTCATCCCTTTCCTTCCCACAACCCCAGAGCAGCTTCCCCAGCTCAAGCTTTGACATGGACAGTAACTGGACGTCGCTTCCCACCTCTGCGTTCCCCACAATCCCCCCTCCAATCTCAACCAGGACTAATACCAGCATCAAAAATGCCCACATCCCTTCCAGAAACGAATTTACAGAGAGATGA